Proteins co-encoded in one Bacteroidales bacterium genomic window:
- a CDS encoding metallophosphoesterase — protein MKKNIIIIMSIFVISTIIFNVAKFFLPPNFHGIQFYSFIFITDLIFLVLLTQIIEFGNSKFQRQKDSRIETDLSEYQFINKSLFSNFSLFIYFLPYILLLFTAITGIIYPIPDWNIYFKLIIATLLFALMIAHFIFNGLVLILWIILKLKSLITGSKLHVSNSKAQASDYQSEKLKTKEKRKRNTFRSFMSSRLAFLSLPFVISIFISLAILLFCVTAPFTWTKSIKTTKINIYSEIIPINFKDYKIIQLSDIHADYFSNDKMVLKAAKIINDENPDLILITGDFVSYKSSELKPLINSLKEFKASYGIYVVLGNHDYGTYYYKTSKDKIFETENFNELLNYFEELNWHLLRNESVYLIQDNDTIVLAGTEHYNRKDSHYPSNADIGLSLKNVPESLPVICMTHNPDYWVDVIQYINNYVFLTLSGHTHGMQIGISGKSNLNLYRLKNKYTAGLYEHNNRYLYINTGFGSVGFPFRIGLKPEITVIELKVAD, from the coding sequence GTGAAAAAGAATATCATAATAATAATGTCAATATTTGTTATATCAACAATTATTTTTAACGTTGCAAAATTCTTTTTACCGCCAAATTTTCACGGAATACAATTTTATAGTTTTATCTTCATAACAGATTTAATATTTTTAGTTTTATTAACACAAATTATCGAATTTGGCAATTCAAAGTTTCAGAGACAAAAAGATTCGAGAATTGAAACAGATTTATCAGAATACCAATTTATCAACAAATCTTTATTCTCCAACTTTTCACTTTTCATTTATTTTCTTCCATATATCCTACTTTTATTCACAGCAATTACCGGAATAATCTATCCTATACCGGATTGGAATATATACTTTAAACTGATAATAGCAACTTTGTTGTTTGCATTAATGATAGCTCATTTTATTTTCAACGGGTTAGTACTGATTTTATGGATAATCTTGAAATTAAAATCCTTGATTACCGGTTCCAAACTTCATGTCTCAAATTCAAAGGCTCAAGCGTCGGATTATCAGTCTGAAAAATTAAAAACCAAAGAAAAGAGAAAAAGGAATACTTTTCGTTCTTTTATGTCTTCAAGATTAGCTTTTCTATCTTTGCCCTTTGTAATCAGTATATTTATATCTTTAGCAATACTTCTCTTTTGCGTTACGGCACCATTCACATGGACAAAATCAATAAAAACAACAAAAATTAACATTTATTCTGAAATAATTCCAATCAACTTCAAAGATTATAAAATCATACAACTTTCGGATATACATGCAGACTACTTTTCTAATGATAAAATGGTACTTAAAGCTGCTAAAATCATTAATGATGAAAATCCAGATCTGATTTTAATTACAGGTGATTTTGTTTCTTACAAATCTTCGGAACTCAAACCTTTGATAAACAGTTTGAAGGAATTCAAAGCTTCTTACGGCATATATGTTGTTTTGGGAAATCACGATTACGGCACTTATTATTATAAAACTTCTAAGGATAAGATTTTTGAAACTGAAAATTTTAATGAGTTATTGAATTATTTTGAAGAATTGAATTGGCATTTACTTCGTAATGAAAGTGTTTATCTTATTCAAGATAATGATACCATAGTTCTTGCCGGAACCGAGCATTATAATCGCAAAGATTCTCATTATCCAAGCAATGCGGATATTGGCCTATCTTTAAAAAATGTTCCGGAATCACTTCCGGTAATATGTATGACTCATAATCCCGATTATTGGGTTGATGTTATTCAATATATTAACAATTATGTTTTTTTAACACTCAGCGGACATACTCACGGAATGCAAATCGGTATATCCGGAAAATCAAATTTAAATCTATATCGACTTAAAAATAAATACACGGCAGGATTGTATGAACATAATAACCGGTATTTATACATTAATACCGGTTTTGGCAGTGTCGGGTTTCCATTTCGAATCGGGTTAAAACCCGAGATCACAGTGATTGAATTGAAAGTGGCGGATTAA
- the rmuC gene encoding DNA recombination protein RmuC, producing MNIAIIILLTAIIILLIVLLTRNPKLDTSEINDKLVRIYSDLAKIDSIIRDEFARNREENQKSFKENREELNNSFKLLGDNLSRTVTDLSNAQKNQFEIFSKQLAELVKNFDEKTKALQDQLDKSSKESRTEQKETLKSFEDKFTQNVKEFNELQIQKFNDLINKQEQIKAATQDQLKEIRETVENKLKTLQEDNSKKLEEMRKVVDEKLQETVEKRFNESFKMISERLEQVHKGLGEMQTLASGVGDLKKVLTNVKTRGNLGEIQLGAILEQIFSPEQYERNAMVREGSQERVEYVIKLPGKNPDDKSLLLPIDSKFPIEDYQRLVDSYDNVANMNPKEVEAIATQFENSVKKCAKDIRNKYINPPVTTDFAIMFVPTEGLYAEILRRPGLVETLHRECKITVVGPTNLAAFLNSLQMGFRTLAIEKRSSEVWEILGAVKTEFGNFGIILDKTKKKLQETVNVIDQAGVRSRAIERKLRTVQELPQEQSTALLGEVIELEDEEVES from the coding sequence ATGAACATTGCGATAATAATTTTACTAACAGCTATAATAATACTTTTAATTGTATTACTTACAAGAAACCCTAAACTCGATACAAGTGAAATCAATGACAAACTCGTGAGAATATATTCTGATCTTGCAAAGATAGATTCTATAATCAGAGATGAGTTTGCCCGTAATCGTGAAGAAAATCAGAAATCCTTCAAAGAAAATAGAGAGGAACTTAATAATTCATTTAAACTTTTGGGAGATAATCTTTCAAGAACAGTAACCGATCTTTCCAATGCTCAGAAAAATCAGTTTGAGATCTTTTCAAAACAATTGGCCGAATTAGTTAAAAATTTCGATGAAAAAACAAAAGCTCTTCAAGATCAATTGGATAAATCTTCTAAAGAAAGCAGAACGGAACAAAAGGAAACTTTAAAATCTTTTGAGGATAAATTTACTCAGAATGTGAAAGAGTTTAATGAACTGCAAATTCAGAAATTCAATGATCTTATTAATAAACAGGAACAAATAAAAGCTGCTACTCAAGACCAACTGAAGGAAATACGCGAAACGGTTGAAAATAAACTTAAAACATTACAGGAGGATAATAGTAAAAAACTCGAGGAAATGCGTAAAGTTGTTGATGAAAAGCTTCAGGAAACGGTTGAAAAAAGGTTTAACGAATCATTTAAAATGATTAGTGAAAGACTGGAACAGGTTCATAAAGGTCTGGGTGAAATGCAAACTTTAGCATCAGGTGTTGGTGATTTGAAAAAAGTACTAACGAATGTTAAAACGCGAGGTAATTTAGGAGAAATACAACTTGGTGCTATTTTAGAACAAATTTTCTCTCCCGAACAATATGAAAGAAATGCAATGGTTAGAGAAGGCAGTCAGGAAAGAGTGGAATATGTAATAAAGCTTCCGGGAAAAAATCCGGATGACAAGTCTCTTTTATTGCCGATTGATTCGAAGTTTCCTATAGAAGATTATCAAAGGCTCGTAGATAGTTACGATAATGTTGCAAATATGAATCCGAAAGAGGTGGAAGCCATTGCTACTCAATTTGAAAATTCAGTTAAAAAATGTGCAAAAGATATTAGAAATAAATATATTAATCCGCCTGTTACTACGGATTTTGCTATTATGTTTGTTCCTACTGAAGGACTTTATGCCGAAATTTTAAGACGGCCCGGGTTAGTTGAAACCTTACATAGAGAATGTAAGATTACAGTAGTCGGTCCTACTAATTTAGCTGCTTTTCTGAATAGTTTGCAAATGGGTTTCAGGACGTTAGCCATTGAGAAACGATCTAGTGAAGTTTGGGAAATTCTTGGTGCGGTAAAAACAGAATTCGGTAATTTCGGAATTATATTAGATAAGACAAAGAAAAAACTTCAAGAAACTGTTAATGTTATAGATCAAGCCGGCGTTCGTTCCCGTGCCATTGAAAGAAAACTCCGTACCGTACAGGAGTTGCCTCAGGAACAGAGTACGGCATTACTCGGCGAAGTTATTGAATTGGAAGATGAAGAAGTTGAAAGTTGA